In one window of Streptomyces sp. NBC_00193 DNA:
- a CDS encoding isochorismatase family protein, with protein sequence MAGLPSIDPYPIPLPGEFPPAAVGWRVDPRRAVLLVHDMQEYFLRPFPRGTSPRDPLVSNATLLRRRCAELGVPVAYTAQPGGMTPAERGLLADFWGPGMRTSPEHRQVVAGLEPAPDDWVFTKWRYSAFFNSGLLERMRTEGRDQLVICGVYAHVGVLMTAVDAFTRDIQPFLVGDAVADFSAPYHRLALEYAAERCAAVLTTASVCEALAGAVPAGDRR encoded by the coding sequence ATGGCAGGCCTCCCTTCCATCGATCCCTACCCGATTCCCCTGCCCGGTGAGTTCCCTCCCGCGGCGGTCGGCTGGCGGGTGGACCCGCGGCGCGCCGTGCTGCTCGTCCACGACATGCAGGAGTACTTCCTCCGGCCGTTCCCGCGGGGAACCTCCCCCCGGGACCCCCTCGTGAGCAACGCGACCCTGCTGCGCCGGCGCTGCGCCGAACTCGGCGTCCCCGTCGCCTACACGGCCCAGCCCGGCGGGATGACCCCCGCCGAGCGGGGCCTGCTCGCGGACTTCTGGGGCCCCGGGATGCGCACCTCCCCGGAACACCGCCAAGTCGTCGCGGGCCTCGAACCGGCCCCGGACGACTGGGTGTTCACCAAGTGGCGGTACAGCGCCTTCTTCAACTCCGGCCTGCTGGAACGGATGCGGACCGAAGGCCGCGACCAGCTCGTCATCTGCGGGGTCTACGCGCACGTGGGGGTCCTGATGACGGCGGTGGACGCGTTCACCCGCGACATCCAGCCGTTCCTCGTGGGCGACGCCGTCGCCGACTTCTCCGCCCCCTACCACCGGCTCGCGCTGGAGTACGCGGCCGAGCGGTGCGCGGCCGTCCTCACCACGGCCTCCGTGTGCGAGGCACTGGCCGGCGCCGTACCGGCGGGGGACCGGCGGTGA
- a CDS encoding 2,3-dihydro-2,3-dihydroxybenzoate dehydrogenase, protein MARKVALVTGAAGGIGSAVVRLLAEQGTVVAAVDLDNGQLWETVEKLTAEGLPVRGHPADVTSSADVEAVIDAVEDQLGPIDYLVNAAGVLRLGEVTDLSDQEWYLTFAVNANGVFFVSRAVVSRMVARRRGSIVTVASNAAGTARSHMAAYAASKAAAIAFTKCMGLEVARYGVRCNVVTPGSTDTHMLHGMHADGSAVTASVAGNPDAYRTGIPLGKVASPEDVAHAIRFLLSDEAGHITLQGLTVDGGATLGV, encoded by the coding sequence ATGGCCCGCAAAGTCGCCCTGGTGACCGGAGCGGCCGGCGGCATCGGTTCGGCCGTGGTCCGGCTGCTCGCCGAGCAGGGCACGGTGGTGGCCGCCGTGGACCTGGACAACGGGCAGCTCTGGGAAACGGTCGAGAAGCTCACCGCCGAAGGCCTGCCGGTACGGGGCCACCCGGCCGACGTGACGTCGAGCGCCGACGTCGAAGCCGTGATCGATGCGGTGGAGGACCAACTGGGGCCCATCGACTACCTGGTGAACGCCGCCGGCGTGCTCCGCCTCGGCGAGGTCACGGACCTCAGCGACCAGGAGTGGTACCTCACCTTCGCGGTCAACGCGAACGGAGTCTTCTTCGTGTCCCGCGCGGTGGTCAGCCGCATGGTGGCGCGCCGCAGGGGTTCGATCGTCACCGTCGCGTCGAACGCCGCGGGCACCGCCCGCTCGCACATGGCCGCCTACGCCGCGTCCAAGGCGGCGGCGATCGCCTTCACCAAGTGCATGGGCCTGGAGGTCGCCCGGTACGGCGTCCGCTGCAACGTGGTCACCCCCGGTTCGACGGACACCCACATGCTGCACGGCATGCACGCCGACGGCAGCGCGGTCACCGCCTCCGTGGCGGGAAACCCGGACGCCTACCGGACCGGCATACCGCTGGGAAAGGTGGCGAGCCCCGAGGACGTCGCCCACGCCATCCGCTTCCTGCTGTCGGACGAGGCCGGGCACATCACCCTGCAGGGCCTGACCGTCGACGGCGGGGCCACCCTCGGGGTGTAG
- a CDS encoding DUF2834 domain-containing protein, whose protein sequence is MTRLSEVRGRDRALCFLYGASALIGLIVMGWMAVAFVVQNADAGALGVVENFLRDSTTNLATRFVYMDLVLTWAAVGAYMIVESRRFGIRHVWAYIVGAPAIALIVTYGLFMLVRQLKIAALREAEGAQAGGERALAAEEFTDRSAPRSLSATGSQ, encoded by the coding sequence GTGACGCGTTTGAGCGAGGTGCGCGGGAGGGACCGCGCACTGTGCTTCCTGTACGGGGCGTCCGCCCTGATCGGTCTGATCGTCATGGGGTGGATGGCCGTCGCGTTCGTCGTGCAGAACGCCGACGCCGGTGCGCTGGGGGTCGTGGAGAACTTCCTCCGTGACTCGACGACCAACCTCGCGACCCGGTTCGTCTACATGGACCTGGTGCTCACCTGGGCGGCCGTCGGCGCGTACATGATCGTGGAGAGCCGGCGGTTCGGCATCCGGCACGTGTGGGCGTACATCGTCGGGGCACCGGCCATCGCCCTGATCGTGACCTACGGACTCTTCATGCTCGTCCGCCAGTTGAAGATCGCGGCCCTGCGTGAAGCCGAGGGGGCGCAGGCCGGAGGCGAACGGGCCCTCGCAGCAGAAGAGTTCACCGACCGGTCCGCCCCGCGGTCCCTGTCGGCGACGGGCTCGCAATGA
- a CDS encoding NAD(P)/FAD-dependent oxidoreductase — MRPDHEVLVIGAGFSGIGAALGLRRAGIDDFVVLEERDDVGGSWYANTYPGVAVDISAFSYSFAAEPFASWSRVFPPGEELKAYADHCIDAYALRPHLRFNSRVKRASYSESAHVWTVVLGDGTALTARFVICATGWLTKPKTPAIAGLDTFKGDLVHTAQWDQSLDLDGKRVGVIGTGASAVQIVPEIAERTEQLHVYQRTPTWLLPKPDFAVPESVRRLFRRVPATQRTIRLLTDVVTELSFVIAMVHYRRFPFLAKAGEAASKLYLRSQVKGDRTLMRKLTPSYRVGCKRPSLSKGYWRTFTRDHVELVTEPIEEITPSGIRTADGEEQDLDVLILATGFHVLDNLPPFPMRGQGGRDLKEFWKTERFQTYEGTSIKGYPNLWFIVGPYSFTGGSWFGMIDYQVTHALRVIGEARRRRATEAVIRPEKHDRSFRRNLRRMRNTVFLDPSCRGTHSYYLDEHGDAPAVRPASTYEAAWRARHFDLDDYSYER, encoded by the coding sequence ATGCGTCCCGACCACGAAGTCCTCGTCATCGGCGCGGGGTTCTCCGGCATCGGAGCCGCGCTCGGCCTGCGCCGGGCGGGCATCGACGACTTCGTCGTCCTGGAGGAGCGGGACGACGTGGGCGGCAGCTGGTACGCCAACACGTACCCCGGCGTCGCCGTGGACATCTCCGCCTTCTCCTACTCCTTCGCCGCCGAACCCTTCGCGTCCTGGTCCCGGGTCTTCCCCCCGGGGGAGGAACTCAAGGCCTACGCCGACCACTGCATCGACGCGTACGCCCTGCGGCCCCACCTGCGCTTCAACTCCCGGGTCAAGCGCGCCTCCTACAGCGAATCGGCGCACGTGTGGACGGTGGTCCTCGGCGACGGCACCGCACTGACGGCACGCTTCGTCATCTGCGCCACCGGGTGGCTCACCAAGCCCAAGACGCCCGCCATCGCCGGCCTCGACACGTTCAAGGGCGACCTCGTGCACACGGCGCAATGGGACCAGTCCCTGGACCTGGACGGCAAGCGGGTGGGAGTCATCGGCACCGGGGCCTCGGCGGTCCAGATCGTCCCGGAGATCGCCGAGCGGACGGAGCAACTGCACGTCTACCAGCGGACCCCCACCTGGCTGCTCCCGAAGCCGGACTTCGCGGTGCCGGAGTCCGTCCGCCGGCTCTTCCGCAGGGTGCCCGCGACGCAGCGGACGATCCGGCTGCTCACCGACGTCGTGACCGAGCTCAGCTTCGTGATCGCCATGGTCCACTACCGGCGCTTCCCGTTCCTGGCGAAGGCCGGGGAGGCGGCGTCCAAGCTCTACCTGCGGAGTCAGGTCAAGGGCGACCGCACGCTGATGCGCAAGCTGACGCCCTCCTACCGGGTGGGCTGCAAGCGGCCGTCGCTGAGCAAGGGCTACTGGCGCACCTTCACCCGCGACCACGTCGAGCTCGTCACCGAGCCCATCGAGGAGATCACCCCGTCCGGCATCCGCACCGCGGACGGCGAGGAACAGGACCTCGACGTACTGATCCTGGCCACCGGATTCCACGTGCTCGACAACCTGCCCCCGTTCCCGATGCGCGGCCAAGGGGGCCGCGACCTCAAGGAGTTCTGGAAGACCGAGCGCTTCCAGACGTACGAGGGCACGTCGATCAAGGGCTACCCGAACCTGTGGTTCATCGTCGGCCCCTATTCCTTCACCGGCGGCTCCTGGTTCGGAATGATCGACTACCAGGTGACCCACGCCCTGAGGGTGATCGGCGAAGCCCGGCGGCGCCGGGCCACGGAAGCGGTCATCCGCCCGGAGAAGCACGACCGGTCCTTCCGCAGGAACCTGCGCCGCATGCGCAACACCGTCTTCCTCGACCCGAGTTGCCGGGGCACCCACAGCTACTACCTCGACGAGCACGGGGACGCACCGGCCGTCCGACCCGCCTCCACCTACGAAGCGGCCTGGCGGGCCCGCCACTTCGACCTGGACGACTACAGCTACGAACGATGA
- a CDS encoding 1,4-dihydroxy-2-naphthoate polyprenyltransferase, giving the protein MTLQQQPVQHGAVRSWVAGARLKTLPVTLAPLAVGLAVAAEAGTVDRWHAALTAVLVLGFVLGTNFFNDYSDGIRGVDDHRAGPARLVGSGRATPRQVFRHGLVLYAVGALAGLVLAVLVSWWVLALTASLALGGWFYTGGARPYGYRGLGEVSIFLYHGVVFVCAPAAVQLGHVPPIALGASVPLGFLAVALLTTNNLRDIPTDAAAGKITLAVRMGAGPTRRFYALCVAAAFVSALLLASARPGAFLVLGAVPVAVLPMRRVLGGAAGRELIPALEHTCLLLLAFGSLQAIGLAL; this is encoded by the coding sequence ATGACCCTTCAGCAACAACCCGTGCAGCACGGTGCCGTACGGAGCTGGGTGGCCGGCGCACGGCTCAAGACCCTGCCCGTCACCCTCGCCCCGCTCGCGGTGGGCCTCGCCGTCGCCGCCGAGGCCGGGACCGTCGACCGGTGGCACGCCGCCCTGACGGCCGTGCTCGTCCTGGGCTTCGTCCTGGGGACCAACTTCTTCAACGACTACAGCGACGGGATCCGGGGCGTCGACGACCACCGGGCGGGCCCGGCCCGGCTGGTGGGCTCGGGACGGGCCACGCCCCGGCAGGTCTTCCGGCACGGACTGGTGCTGTACGCCGTGGGCGCACTGGCCGGGCTGGTCCTGGCCGTACTGGTCTCGTGGTGGGTGCTGGCGCTGACCGCGTCCCTCGCCCTCGGCGGCTGGTTCTACACCGGCGGGGCCCGGCCCTACGGCTACCGCGGGCTCGGCGAGGTCAGCATCTTCCTCTACCACGGCGTCGTCTTCGTGTGCGCCCCGGCCGCCGTCCAGCTCGGGCACGTGCCCCCGATCGCCCTCGGCGCGTCCGTCCCCCTCGGCTTCCTCGCGGTCGCGCTGCTGACCACGAACAACCTCCGCGACATCCCGACCGACGCGGCCGCGGGGAAGATCACCCTCGCCGTGCGGATGGGCGCCGGACCGACCCGGCGGTTCTACGCCCTCTGCGTCGCCGCGGCCTTCGTGTCCGCGCTGCTCCTCGCCTCCGCCCGCCCCGGCGCCTTCCTCGTCCTCGGCGCGGTCCCGGTCGCCGTCCTCCCGATGCGCCGGGTGCTGGGCGGAGCGGCCGGCCGCGAGCTGATTCCGGCGCTGGAGCACACCTGTCTGCTGCTGCTCGCGTTCGGGTCCCTGCAGGCGATCGGCCTGGCCCTGTGA
- the ubiG gene encoding bifunctional 2-polyprenyl-6-hydroxyphenol methylase/3-demethylubiquinol 3-O-methyltransferase UbiG, translating into MLTRSEEKDRSEIRQDFISDYDGLADEWWDPRGALAPLSWIARARAQFVPSARNEQAALLDIACGGGLFGPHAAAKGYRVVGVDLSEMSLREALRHGFDEVVRADVATLPFEDESFDVVTAGQCLEHVPDPYAVVAEACRVLRPGGTLIVDTIADTRIARLVSITLAENLPLPGRPPRGTHDHRLFVNRERLTRAARENGVELELLGLRPRMREMARFAAGRIDEVTMVRTKSTSVLYLGVGSKK; encoded by the coding sequence TTGCTTACACGCAGTGAAGAAAAGGACAGGTCGGAAATCCGGCAGGACTTCATCTCGGATTACGACGGGCTCGCCGACGAGTGGTGGGATCCCAGGGGTGCGCTCGCACCACTGAGCTGGATCGCCCGGGCCCGCGCGCAATTCGTCCCCTCCGCGCGGAACGAGCAGGCCGCCCTGCTCGACATCGCCTGTGGCGGGGGGCTGTTCGGCCCGCACGCGGCGGCCAAGGGCTACCGCGTCGTCGGCGTCGACCTGTCGGAGATGTCGCTCCGCGAGGCACTGCGGCACGGGTTCGACGAGGTCGTCCGGGCCGACGTAGCCACACTCCCCTTCGAGGACGAGTCGTTCGACGTGGTCACCGCCGGGCAGTGCCTGGAGCACGTACCGGATCCCTACGCCGTGGTGGCCGAGGCGTGCCGGGTGCTGCGCCCCGGAGGCACGCTGATCGTCGACACCATCGCCGACACCCGGATCGCCCGACTCGTCTCCATCACCCTCGCCGAGAACCTCCCCCTCCCCGGCCGGCCGCCCCGCGGCACCCACGACCACCGGCTCTTCGTCAACCGGGAGCGACTGACCCGGGCCGCCCGGGAGAACGGAGTCGAGCTCGAACTGCTCGGCCTGCGCCCCCGGATGCGCGAGATGGCCCGCTTCGCGGCCGGCCGGATCGACGAAGTGACCATGGTGCGCACGAAGTCCACGTCCGTCCTCTACCTGGGCGTGGGATCCAAGAAATGA
- a CDS encoding FAD-binding protein yields MSTFSTDFGRSLSLTPGRVVREGADGEIGDLMAEAAASGKDTAVRGAGRSCNTQTLATGTVLDNSREDAEPRFTGEGHLVEVPSGITWLALEKWLNGHGRANPVLPSYLNLTVGGTLSIGGFGHGSLRSGLQIDQVEEIELVDGTGRSRTCSREENSELFRFALGGLGQVGFIRNAVLRTVPYRAVTPVSRIPHTGISDLAEFMKGVAADPAVSGYFGMYDRAAWYSQIALAAEAAEAVEAGEPGTVLPAPDYSLLLHEEVDRHLLPVLQDASLVNLWADYVFDEAGFEGITKTLEELTRESPFADHLISLYFLVIGRPEAATPFVFAPSLDTPVQYGIGVFTTIEASDSHAVAETRRVLRALLAACAEAKGRPYLYGSHELDAELLEGFYGADALRRLESLRAEHALTRFNPRAFGGVRP; encoded by the coding sequence ATGAGCACATTCAGCACCGATTTCGGGCGGTCCCTCTCCCTCACCCCCGGAAGGGTGGTCCGGGAGGGCGCGGACGGCGAGATCGGCGACCTCATGGCCGAGGCGGCCGCATCCGGCAAGGACACGGCCGTACGGGGAGCCGGCCGCTCGTGCAATACCCAGACGCTCGCGACCGGGACCGTGCTGGACAATTCCCGCGAGGACGCGGAGCCCCGTTTCACGGGCGAGGGGCACCTTGTGGAGGTCCCGAGCGGAATCACCTGGCTGGCGCTGGAGAAATGGCTGAACGGGCACGGCCGGGCCAACCCCGTCCTGCCCAGCTATCTGAATCTCACGGTGGGCGGGACGCTGTCCATCGGAGGTTTCGGACACGGTTCCCTGCGGTCGGGACTTCAGATCGACCAGGTGGAGGAGATCGAACTCGTCGACGGAACGGGACGCTCACGCACGTGCTCCCGCGAGGAGAATTCCGAGCTGTTCCGATTCGCCCTGGGCGGCCTGGGACAAGTCGGTTTCATCAGGAACGCCGTGCTCCGCACCGTGCCGTACCGGGCGGTCACTCCCGTATCCAGGATTCCGCACACGGGAATCTCCGATCTCGCGGAATTCATGAAGGGCGTCGCCGCCGATCCCGCGGTGTCCGGCTATTTCGGCATGTACGACCGGGCCGCCTGGTATTCGCAGATCGCCCTCGCGGCGGAGGCGGCGGAAGCCGTGGAGGCCGGCGAGCCGGGCACCGTGCTGCCCGCCCCCGACTACTCCCTGCTGCTGCACGAGGAGGTCGACCGGCACCTGCTGCCCGTCCTCCAGGACGCATCCCTCGTGAACCTCTGGGCCGACTACGTCTTCGACGAGGCGGGCTTCGAGGGGATCACGAAGACCCTGGAGGAACTGACCCGCGAGTCCCCGTTCGCGGACCACCTGATCAGTCTGTACTTCCTGGTCATCGGCCGCCCCGAAGCGGCGACGCCCTTCGTCTTCGCCCCGTCGCTCGACACACCGGTCCAGTACGGGATCGGCGTGTTCACCACCATCGAGGCGTCCGACTCCCACGCGGTGGCCGAGACCCGCCGGGTGCTGCGCGCGCTGCTGGCGGCCTGCGCGGAGGCCAAGGGGCGCCCGTACCTGTACGGCTCCCACGAGCTCGACGCGGAGCTGCTGGAGGGGTTCTACGGTGCGGACGCGCTGCGGCGGCTGGAATCCCTGCGCGCGGAGCACGCGCTGACCCGCTTCAACCCGCGGGCGTTCGGCGGCGTACGGCCGTGA
- the metG gene encoding methionine--tRNA ligase yields the protein MARHLITSALPYINGIKHLGNMVGSMLPADVYSRYLRQRGHDVLYICATDEHGTPAELAAKAAGLSVAEFCAQAHDAQKAVYDGFELSFDYFGRSSSAENREITQHFARQLEKNGFIEERAIRQVYSPVDGRFLPDRYVEGTCPHCGYDKARGDQCENCTRVLDPTDLIEPRSAISGSTELEVRETKHLFLLQSKLQHEVEAWVAEHEEEWPQLASSIARKWLTEGLHDRAITRDLDWGVPVPADTWPELAADGKVFYVWFDAPIEYIASTKEWSDADPANRDYKSWWYEAEDVRYTQFMAKDNVPFHTVMFPATELGTREPWKKVDYVKAFNWLTYYGGKFSTSQKRGVFTDQALEILPADFWRYFLIANAPESDDSSFTWEHFAATVNKDLGGTLGNFVNRVLTFSRKKFGDEVPAGNPAGEAEAKLGAQIAELLAEYEGHMDALQYRKAAAALRALWSAGNAYLDEKAPWTEVKTDLEGAALTLRTAMNLIHLYAVVSEPFIPASARAMRSAFDLADDTATWVTPEQAASLDAVPAGTPFTVPPVLFPRVTEDDLESYRERFGGNPEA from the coding sequence ATGGCTCGACACCTGATCACCAGCGCGCTTCCCTACATCAACGGGATCAAGCACCTGGGCAACATGGTCGGGTCGATGCTTCCGGCGGATGTGTACTCCCGGTACCTCCGCCAGCGCGGCCACGACGTCCTCTACATCTGCGCCACCGACGAGCACGGCACCCCCGCCGAGCTCGCCGCGAAGGCGGCCGGTCTCTCGGTCGCCGAGTTCTGCGCGCAGGCCCACGACGCCCAGAAGGCGGTCTACGACGGCTTCGAGCTGTCCTTCGACTACTTCGGCCGCAGCTCCTCGGCGGAGAACCGCGAGATCACCCAGCACTTCGCGCGCCAGCTGGAGAAGAACGGCTTCATCGAGGAGCGCGCGATCCGGCAGGTCTACTCGCCGGTCGACGGCCGCTTCCTGCCGGACCGCTACGTGGAGGGCACCTGCCCGCACTGCGGCTACGACAAGGCCCGCGGCGACCAGTGCGAGAACTGCACCCGCGTCCTGGACCCCACGGACCTGATCGAGCCCCGCTCGGCCATCTCCGGCTCCACCGAGCTGGAGGTCCGCGAGACCAAGCACCTCTTCCTCCTCCAGTCCAAGCTCCAGCACGAGGTCGAGGCCTGGGTCGCGGAGCACGAGGAGGAGTGGCCGCAGCTCGCGTCCTCCATCGCCCGCAAGTGGCTGACCGAGGGCCTGCACGACCGCGCCATCACGCGCGACCTCGACTGGGGCGTCCCGGTCCCGGCCGACACGTGGCCCGAGCTGGCCGCCGACGGCAAGGTGTTCTACGTCTGGTTCGACGCCCCGATCGAGTACATCGCCTCCACCAAGGAGTGGTCGGACGCCGACCCGGCGAACCGCGACTACAAGTCCTGGTGGTACGAGGCCGAGGACGTCCGCTACACGCAGTTCATGGCCAAGGACAACGTCCCGTTCCACACGGTGATGTTCCCCGCCACCGAGCTCGGCACCCGCGAGCCCTGGAAGAAGGTCGACTACGTCAAGGCCTTCAACTGGCTGACGTACTACGGCGGCAAGTTCTCCACCTCGCAGAAGCGCGGCGTCTTCACCGACCAGGCGCTGGAGATCCTCCCGGCCGACTTCTGGCGCTACTTCCTCATCGCCAACGCGCCCGAGTCCGACGACTCCTCCTTCACGTGGGAGCACTTCGCGGCCACGGTGAACAAGGACCTCGGCGGCACCCTCGGCAACTTCGTCAACCGCGTCCTGACCTTCTCCCGCAAGAAGTTCGGCGACGAGGTCCCGGCCGGAAACCCCGCGGGCGAGGCCGAGGCCAAGCTGGGCGCGCAGATCGCCGAACTGCTGGCCGAGTACGAGGGCCACATGGACGCGCTCCAGTACCGCAAGGCCGCGGCCGCGCTGCGCGCCCTGTGGTCCGCCGGAAACGCCTACCTCGACGAGAAGGCCCCCTGGACGGAGGTCAAGACCGACCTGGAGGGCGCCGCGCTCACCCTGCGCACCGCGATGAACCTCATCCACCTCTACGCGGTGGTATCCGAGCCGTTCATCCCGGCCTCCGCGCGCGCCATGCGCTCCGCGTTCGACCTCGCCGACGACACGGCCACCTGGGTCACCCCCGAGCAGGCCGCGTCCCTCGACGCGGTGCCGGCGGGCACCCCGTTCACGGTTCCGCCGGTGCTCTTCCCGAGGGTCACCGAGGACGACCTGGAGTCCTACCGCGAGCGCTTCGGCGGCAACCCCGAGGCCTGA
- a CDS encoding sigma-70 family RNA polymerase sigma factor has product MSQWNATARLSYWAFHADRRPAYMRFAYLQLGSDAAAEEAVDAAFDSIMCEWLRMLHMDRLDAYAWTVLKQRLIDRQFRRGPGPEPVDTSAFEAALKQAHAEADQYEVLTDTIRFYSAVSRLAERQRDAVLLRYGLQCTPGEAAAIMGVDEATVRSQLGQAQRRLARLLDTSAES; this is encoded by the coding sequence ATGAGCCAGTGGAATGCGACGGCACGCCTGTCGTACTGGGCCTTCCACGCCGACCGGCGCCCGGCCTACATGCGGTTCGCGTACCTGCAGCTGGGCTCGGACGCGGCGGCCGAGGAAGCGGTCGACGCCGCCTTCGACTCGATCATGTGCGAATGGCTGCGGATGCTGCACATGGACCGGCTCGACGCCTACGCGTGGACCGTCCTCAAACAGCGCCTGATCGACCGGCAGTTCCGCCGCGGCCCCGGGCCGGAGCCGGTGGACACCAGTGCCTTCGAGGCAGCGCTCAAGCAGGCCCACGCGGAAGCCGACCAGTACGAGGTGCTCACCGACACCATCCGCTTCTACTCCGCCGTCTCCCGGCTCGCCGAACGGCAGCGCGACGCCGTGCTGCTGCGGTACGGGCTCCAGTGCACCCCCGGCGAAGCCGCCGCGATCATGGGTGTGGACGAGGCCACGGTCCGCTCGCAGCTCGGCCAGGCCCAGCGGCGGCTCGCCCGCCTGCTCGACACCTCGGCCGAGTCATGA
- a CDS encoding IclR family transcriptional regulator C-terminal domain-containing protein, whose product MNRNTSRGIRREDGGLPRSLEQFLARASVRDRYPHYDLGAAEARLLRGADFTAAGSKPLPAPAPRRGGTHARRRTLGWSDPLRDLPLDSERAGRDLKAACLASVCATGARERLDAFESGGHADLPGAVVFGCLLHLAGLREGARFWWQFAAGSGRSRTAHAAYCLFLDHSRRGEHHDARVWARELGRRRFRPSGRRELREVRLCAQAAVLRYVDQLDDPDLGPVPLPRPGVSRALDAFRPPAAPVRPPRPGAGRLGSGPLRHPALTAAARGTVVQPGGGEALAAARRALAVVRVLQRRPLGVRAGRLGREAGLAEAELRPLLSMLCEEGYAYRSGVGVYAPGPALDRLAAPGGRGLAGQLQRTLALARDSAGAAVYLSRYAEGEVRITQMADGPGAPPVREWVDFRDAAHASAVGKCLLSQLDHDGRADHVARHRPARLTERTITDSRALFSALDAVAPGAPVFDLREYAPGVVCAAVPLALGDAAGSLALSLPGGHAHRLGRATEALRLKAVPVLLALLLAGAIPPDGTEATGGADRAEEAAGACGPERRPEPEPQPMPVPVTAETLRQLRRVFRTPLTRATGGADGPHLVSDSASEAAYLFDAPQGDGAPGLALPRTYGPLVPGSLRTADGQDGLVVLRT is encoded by the coding sequence ATGAACCGCAACACGAGCCGCGGAATCCGCCGCGAGGACGGCGGACTCCCGCGCTCCCTGGAGCAGTTCCTGGCCCGGGCGAGCGTGCGCGACCGCTATCCGCACTACGACCTGGGCGCGGCGGAGGCCCGGCTGCTGCGCGGAGCCGACTTCACCGCCGCCGGGTCGAAGCCGCTCCCCGCCCCGGCTCCCAGGCGCGGCGGAACCCATGCCCGGCGCCGCACGCTGGGCTGGAGCGACCCCCTGCGCGACCTGCCGCTGGACTCCGAGCGGGCCGGACGCGACCTCAAGGCCGCCTGTCTGGCCTCCGTGTGCGCCACGGGGGCCCGGGAGCGGCTCGACGCCTTCGAGAGCGGCGGCCACGCCGACCTGCCCGGAGCCGTGGTCTTCGGCTGTCTGCTGCACCTGGCCGGACTGCGCGAAGGAGCCCGGTTCTGGTGGCAGTTCGCCGCCGGGTCCGGGCGCAGCCGGACCGCGCACGCCGCGTACTGCCTCTTCCTCGACCACTCCCGGCGCGGCGAGCACCACGACGCCCGGGTCTGGGCCCGGGAGCTGGGCCGGCGCCGCTTCCGGCCGAGCGGGCGGCGGGAGCTGCGCGAGGTACGGCTGTGCGCGCAGGCGGCCGTCCTGCGCTACGTCGACCAGCTCGACGACCCCGACCTGGGCCCGGTGCCGCTGCCCAGGCCCGGGGTGTCCCGGGCGCTGGACGCGTTCCGGCCGCCGGCCGCTCCGGTGCGGCCGCCCCGGCCGGGGGCGGGCCGGCTGGGTTCGGGCCCGCTGCGCCACCCCGCGCTGACGGCCGCGGCCCGCGGGACCGTGGTCCAGCCCGGCGGGGGCGAGGCCCTGGCGGCCGCCCGGCGCGCCCTGGCCGTCGTACGGGTCCTGCAGCGGCGGCCGCTCGGCGTACGGGCCGGGCGGCTCGGGCGGGAGGCCGGTCTGGCCGAGGCGGAGCTCCGGCCGCTGCTGTCGATGCTCTGCGAGGAGGGGTACGCGTACCGCTCCGGCGTCGGGGTCTACGCCCCGGGGCCGGCCCTCGACCGGCTCGCGGCCCCGGGCGGCCGGGGGCTGGCGGGCCAGTTGCAGCGCACGCTGGCCCTGGCGCGGGACAGCGCGGGTGCGGCCGTGTACCTGAGCCGGTACGCGGAGGGGGAGGTCCGGATCACCCAGATGGCGGACGGTCCCGGCGCCCCGCCGGTACGGGAGTGGGTGGACTTCCGGGACGCCGCGCACGCCAGCGCGGTGGGCAAGTGCCTGCTGAGCCAGCTCGACCACGACGGCCGCGCCGACCACGTGGCCCGGCACCGGCCCGCCCGGCTCACCGAGCGGACCATCACCGACAGCCGGGCCCTGTTCAGCGCGCTCGACGCGGTGGCCCCGGGCGCCCCCGTCTTCGACCTGCGCGAGTACGCCCCCGGCGTGGTGTGCGCGGCGGTCCCCCTCGCGCTCGGCGACGCGGCGGGCAGCCTCGCCCTGTCCCTGCCCGGCGGGCACGCGCACCGGCTGGGCCGGGCCACCGAGGCGCTCCGGCTGAAGGCGGTTCCGGTGCTCCTGGCGCTGCTGCTGGCGGGGGCGATCCCGCCGGACGGCACGGAGGCGACGGGCGGCGCGGACCGCGCGGAGGAAGCGGCGGGGGCCTGCGGTCCGGAACGCCGGCCGGAGCCGGAACCGCAGCCGATGCCCGTGCCGGTCACGGCGGAGACCCTGCGCCAGCTGCGCAGGGTCTTCCGGACCCCGCTCACACGGGCCACCGGCGGGGCGGACGGGCCGCACCTGGTCAGCGACAGCGCCTCGGAGGCGGCATACCTCTTCGACGCCCCCCAGGGCGACGGAGCCCCGGGCCTGGCGCTCCCGCGCACCTACGGCCCACTGGTCCCGGGCAGCCTGCGGACGGCCGACGGTCAGGACGGGCTGGTGGTGCTGCGCACCTGA